From one Pseudomonas sp. S35 genomic stretch:
- the gshA gene encoding glutamate--cysteine ligase, with protein MSELLNRRLALLGKREHLSLLEQCLHGIERECLRVTGEGRLAQTPHPEALGAALTNELITTDYSESLLEFITPALPNPADTLSSLDKIHRFAYTKLGSEYLWSPSMPCPLPAEEDIPIAYYGTSNIGQLKYVYRKGLALRYGKTMQCIAGIHYNFSLPEQLWPLLKETEGFVGTDRDYQSTAYIALIRNFRRYSWLLMYLFGASPALDAGFLRGRSHQLEVLDADTLYLPYATSLRMSDLGYQSNAQAGLTPCYNDLASYTDSLREAVATPYAPYVEIGTHKDGEWVQLNTNILQIENEYYSNIRPKRVTYTGERPIQALVARGIQYIEVRCLDINPFLPMGIDLPESRFLDAFLLFCALNDSPLFANNACGNATANFLSVVKEGRRPGLQLQRDGAPVDMKEWASELLEQIAPLAALLDQSHGISEHSQALDAQLAKVQDPSLTPSAQVLAAMAERKESFAQFSLHQSQLHAEHFRQEPLPAEEQARFEELARKSLAQQAELEQNEVGDFDVFVGSYQASILAISN; from the coding sequence TTGAGCGAACTTCTCAACCGCCGCCTGGCCCTGCTCGGCAAGCGCGAACACCTCTCCCTGCTAGAGCAGTGCCTGCATGGCATCGAGCGTGAATGCCTACGCGTCACCGGTGAGGGTCGCCTGGCGCAGACGCCGCACCCGGAAGCCCTGGGCGCCGCGCTGACCAATGAATTGATCACCACCGACTACTCGGAATCGCTGCTGGAGTTCATCACCCCGGCCCTGCCCAACCCGGCCGATACCCTGAGCAGCCTGGACAAGATCCACCGCTTTGCCTACACCAAGCTCGGCAGCGAATACCTGTGGAGCCCTTCGATGCCGTGCCCGTTGCCGGCCGAAGAAGATATTCCGATTGCCTACTACGGCACCTCCAATATCGGTCAGCTCAAGTACGTGTACCGCAAGGGCCTGGCCCTGCGTTATGGCAAGACCATGCAGTGCATCGCCGGTATCCACTACAACTTTTCCCTGCCGGAACAGCTGTGGCCACTGCTCAAGGAAACCGAAGGGTTCGTCGGCACCGACCGCGACTACCAGTCCACGGCCTATATCGCGCTGATCCGCAACTTCCGCCGCTACAGCTGGCTGCTGATGTACCTGTTCGGTGCCTCGCCGGCCCTGGATGCGGGTTTCCTGCGCGGTCGCTCGCACCAGTTGGAAGTGCTCGACGCCGACACCCTGTACCTGCCCTACGCCACCAGCCTGCGCATGAGCGACCTGGGTTACCAGAGCAACGCCCAGGCCGGCCTGACGCCGTGCTACAACGACTTGGCGAGCTACACCGACAGCCTGCGCGAAGCGGTGGCAACGCCCTACGCGCCGTATGTTGAAATCGGCACGCACAAGGACGGTGAGTGGGTGCAGCTCAACACCAACATCCTGCAGATCGAAAACGAGTACTACTCCAACATCCGCCCCAAGCGCGTGACCTATACCGGCGAGCGGCCGATCCAAGCGCTGGTGGCCCGTGGCATCCAGTACATCGAAGTGCGCTGCCTGGACATCAACCCATTCCTGCCGATGGGCATCGACCTGCCGGAATCGCGCTTCCTCGACGCGTTCCTGCTGTTCTGCGCATTGAACGACAGCCCGCTGTTCGCCAATAACGCCTGCGGCAATGCCACCGCCAACTTCCTCAGCGTGGTCAAGGAAGGTCGCCGCCCAGGCCTGCAATTGCAGCGCGATGGCGCGCCGGTGGACATGAAGGAATGGGCCAGCGAACTGCTGGAGCAGATTGCACCGTTGGCCGCCCTGCTCGATCAGAGCCACGGCATCAGCGAGCACAGCCAGGCGCTGGATGCCCAGTTGGCGAAGGTCCAGGACCCGTCCCTGACCCCATCGGCGCAGGTATTGGCGGCGATGGCCGAGCGCAAAGAAAGTTTTGCGCAGTTCTCCCTGCACCAGAGCCAGCTGCATGCCGAACATTTCCGCCAGGAGCCGTTGCCCGCAGAAGAGCAGGCACGCTTTGAAGAACTGGCGCGTAAATCGCTGGCGCAGCAAGCGGAGTTGGAGCAGAACGAAGTGGGCGACTTTGATGTGTTTGTCGGGTCGTACCAGGCAAGCATCCTCGCCATCAGCAACTAA
- a CDS encoding PaaI family thioesterase, whose amino-acid sequence MQTPAGLTQSAFSELIGCRLQRLEEGVAEVALTLEPHLRNRAGKLHGGAIFSLVDITMGLACSSSHGFDQQSATIECKINYIRAVEDGDVLCTSRVIHAGRRTLVVEADVYQDERLVAKAQGTFAVL is encoded by the coding sequence ATGCAAACTCCTGCCGGCCTGACCCAGAGCGCATTCAGCGAGCTGATCGGCTGCCGCCTGCAACGCCTGGAAGAAGGCGTTGCCGAAGTGGCCCTGACCCTGGAGCCGCACCTGCGCAACCGCGCAGGCAAGCTGCATGGTGGGGCGATTTTCAGCCTGGTGGACATTACGATGGGGCTGGCCTGTTCCAGTTCCCATGGCTTTGACCAGCAGAGCGCGACCATCGAGTGCAAGATCAACTACATCCGCGCCGTGGAAGACGGTGACGTGCTGTGCACCAGCCGGGTGATTCACGCCGGTCGGCGCACCTTGGTGGTCGAAGCCGATGTGTATCAGGACGAAAGACTTGTCGCAAAAGCACAGGGCACCTTCGCTGTCCTATAG
- a CDS encoding Tex family protein, translating to MDSINSRIAEELGVRPQQVEAAVALLDEGSTVPFIARYRKEVTGSLDDIQLRHLEERLRYLRELDERRISILASIEEQGKLTPQLERDIKLADTKTRLEDLYLPYKQKRRTKGQIALEAGLGDLADGLFNDPSLTPDTEAARFINAEKGVADVKAALEGAKYILMERFAENASLLEKLRTYLKQEAILSARVIAGKEEEGAKFRDYFEHDEPLKSMPSHRALAIFRGRNEGILSSALKVGDELPGTMHPCEGMIGQQFGIQNQNRPADKWLGEVVRWTWKVKLYTHLETDLLGELRDGAETEAINVFAHNLHDLLLAAPAGPRATLGLDPGLRTGCKVAVVDSTGKLLDHATVYPHVPHNKWDQTLAILAALCAKHAVDLIAIGNGTASRETDKLAAELIKKYPSMKMTKVMVSEAGASVYSASELASKEFPDLDVSIRGAVSIARRLQDPLAELVKIDPKSIGVGQYQHDVSQLKLARGLDAVVEDCVNKVGVDVNTASVALLARISGLNTTLAQNIVTHRDENGAFKTRAALKKVARLGEKTFEQAAGFLRVMNGDNPLDSSAVHPEAYPLVQRIAAETDRDIRSLIGDAAFLKRLDPKKYTDETFGVPTITDILQELEKPGRDPRPEFKTAEFQDGVEDLKDLQLGMILEGVVTNVTNFGAFVDIGVHQDGLVHISALSEKFIKDPREAVKAGDVVKVKVMEVDIPRKRVGLSMRMSDTPGEKIDGARGARPGSAPRQSQNRSENSQPRKETATAAPSNNAMASLFANAKQLKKR from the coding sequence ATGGACAGCATCAACAGCCGCATCGCCGAGGAACTCGGTGTACGCCCACAACAGGTCGAAGCGGCCGTCGCTCTACTGGATGAGGGCTCCACGGTGCCTTTCATCGCCCGTTACCGTAAAGAAGTGACCGGCAGCCTCGACGACATTCAATTGCGCCACCTGGAAGAGCGCCTGCGCTACCTGCGAGAACTCGACGAACGGCGTATCAGCATCCTCGCCAGTATCGAGGAGCAGGGCAAGTTGACCCCACAACTTGAGCGCGACATCAAGCTCGCCGACACCAAGACCCGCCTCGAAGACCTTTACCTGCCATACAAACAGAAACGTCGTACAAAGGGCCAGATCGCCCTCGAAGCCGGGCTGGGCGACTTGGCCGACGGCCTGTTCAACGACCCGTCGCTGACCCCCGACACTGAAGCCGCACGCTTCATCAATGCCGAAAAAGGCGTCGCCGACGTCAAGGCCGCCCTCGAAGGTGCCAAGTACATCCTCATGGAGCGCTTCGCCGAGAACGCCAGCCTCCTGGAAAAGCTGCGCACGTACCTCAAGCAGGAAGCCATTCTCAGCGCCCGCGTCATCGCCGGCAAAGAGGAAGAGGGCGCCAAGTTCCGCGACTATTTCGAACACGACGAACCGCTCAAGAGCATGCCGTCCCACCGTGCGCTGGCGATTTTCCGCGGCCGCAACGAAGGCATTCTCAGCTCCGCCCTCAAAGTCGGCGACGAGCTGCCGGGTACCATGCACCCCTGCGAAGGCATGATCGGTCAACAATTCGGCATCCAGAATCAGAATCGTCCTGCGGATAAGTGGCTCGGTGAAGTGGTGCGCTGGACCTGGAAGGTCAAGCTCTACACCCACCTGGAAACCGACCTGCTGGGCGAGCTCCGCGACGGCGCCGAGACCGAGGCGATCAACGTCTTTGCCCACAACCTGCACGACCTGCTGCTGGCAGCGCCGGCCGGCCCACGCGCCACTCTGGGCCTCGACCCGGGCCTGCGCACTGGCTGCAAGGTGGCGGTGGTCGACTCCACCGGCAAGCTGCTGGACCACGCCACCGTGTACCCGCACGTGCCACACAACAAGTGGGACCAGACCCTGGCGATCCTGGCCGCCCTGTGCGCCAAACACGCCGTGGACCTGATCGCCATCGGCAACGGCACCGCCAGCCGTGAAACCGACAAGCTGGCCGCCGAACTGATCAAAAAATACCCATCCATGAAGATGACCAAGGTCATGGTCTCCGAGGCAGGCGCTTCGGTGTACTCCGCGTCGGAACTGGCCTCCAAGGAATTCCCGGACCTCGACGTGTCGATCCGTGGCGCGGTGTCCATCGCCCGTCGCCTGCAGGATCCGCTGGCCGAGTTGGTGAAGATCGACCCTAAATCCATCGGCGTCGGCCAGTACCAGCACGACGTGTCGCAGCTGAAACTGGCGCGTGGCCTGGATGCGGTGGTGGAAGACTGCGTGAACAAGGTTGGCGTGGATGTAAACACAGCCTCGGTTGCGCTGTTGGCGCGTATCTCCGGCCTTAACACCACCCTGGCGCAAAATATCGTGACTCACCGTGACGAGAACGGTGCGTTCAAGACCCGCGCCGCGCTGAAAAAAGTCGCACGCCTGGGTGAAAAAACCTTCGAGCAAGCCGCCGGTTTCCTACGCGTAATGAACGGCGACAACCCACTGGATTCGTCGGCCGTCCACCCGGAAGCCTATCCGCTGGTGCAGCGTATTGCCGCCGAAACCGACCGCGATATCCGCTCGCTGATCGGCGACGCCGCGTTCCTCAAGCGCCTGGACCCCAAGAAGTACACCGACGAAACCTTCGGCGTACCGACCATCACCGACATCCTGCAAGAGCTGGAAAAACCCGGCCGCGACCCACGCCCTGAGTTCAAGACCGCCGAGTTCCAGGACGGCGTCGAAGACCTCAAGGACCTGCAGTTGGGCATGATCCTCGAAGGCGTGGTCACCAACGTGACCAACTTTGGCGCGTTTGTGGATATCGGCGTGCATCAGGACGGTTTGGTGCACATCTCTGCACTTTCGGAGAAGTTCATCAAAGATCCGCGCGAAGCGGTGAAAGCCGGTGACGTGGTCAAGGTCAAGGTCATGGAAGTCGACATCCCGCGCAAACGCGTCGGCCTGTCGATGCGCATGAGCGACACCCCCGGCGAGAAAATCGACGGTGCCCGTGGCGCACGCCCTGGCTCGGCGCCGCGCCAGTCGCAGAACCGCTCCGAAAACAGTCAGCCGCGCAAGGAGACCGCGACCGCAGCGCCAAGCAACAACGCAATGGCCTCGCTGTTCGCCAATGCCAAGCAGTTGAAGAAGCGCTGA
- the ompR gene encoding two-component system response regulator OmpR encodes MSSTAQTAEGEKILIVDDDPGLSSLLERFFNSKGYRARAVPNTEQMDRLLGREVFNLVVLDLMLPGEDGLTACKRLRGANNQIPIIMLTAKGDELSRIKGLELGADDYLAKPFNPDELMARVKAVLRRQAPPVPGAPGSEDESVTFGDYELSLATRELKRGDEVHMLTTGEFAVLKALVMNARQPLTRDKLMNLARGREWDALERSIDVQISRLRRMIEPDPSKPRYIQTVWGVGYVFVPDGTATK; translated from the coding sequence ATGAGCAGCACTGCACAAACTGCTGAAGGCGAGAAAATTCTGATCGTTGATGACGATCCGGGGCTGAGCAGCCTGCTGGAGCGGTTTTTCAACTCCAAGGGTTACCGTGCCCGCGCGGTGCCGAACACCGAGCAGATGGACCGCCTGCTGGGGCGCGAGGTATTCAATCTGGTCGTACTCGACCTGATGCTGCCCGGCGAAGACGGCCTCACCGCCTGCAAGCGCCTGCGCGGCGCGAACAACCAGATTCCAATCATCATGCTGACCGCCAAAGGCGATGAGCTGAGCCGCATCAAGGGCCTCGAACTGGGCGCGGATGACTACCTGGCCAAGCCCTTCAACCCTGACGAGTTGATGGCGCGGGTCAAAGCGGTATTGCGTCGCCAGGCACCGCCAGTACCGGGCGCGCCGGGCAGTGAAGACGAAAGCGTCACCTTTGGCGACTACGAACTGTCGCTGGCGACTCGCGAGCTCAAGCGTGGCGACGAAGTGCATATGCTCACCACCGGCGAATTCGCCGTGCTCAAGGCCTTGGTGATGAACGCACGCCAACCGCTGACCCGCGACAAACTGATGAACCTGGCCCGTGGCCGGGAATGGGACGCCCTTGAGCGCTCCATCGATGTGCAGATCTCCCGTCTGCGCCGGATGATCGAGCCGGACCCGTCCAAGCCACGATATATCCAGACGGTATGGGGCGTAGGTTATGTGTTTGTGCCGGATGGCACTGCAACCAAGTGA
- a CDS encoding ATP-binding protein — MKTPLWFPQSFFSRTLWLVLIVVLFSKALTLVYLLMNEDVLVDRQYSHGVALTLRAYWAADPENREKIAKAATLVRVAGAGVPEGEQHWPYSEIYQRQMQAELGDDTEVRLRMHVSPALWVRAPSLGEDWLKVPLYPHPLRGQKIWNVLGWFLAIGLLSTASAWIFVRQLNQPLKRLVFAARQLGQGRSVRLPVSDTPSEMTEVYGAFNQMAEDVEQAGRERELMLAGVSHDLRTPLTRLRLSLELMDNHTDLTDDMVRDIEDMDAILDQFLAFIRDGRDEVVEEVDLTDLVREVVAPYNQNGEQVRIRLEPIQPFALRRVSMKRLLNNLIGNALHHAGSDVEVAAYVSGDSAAPYVVLSVMDRGMGIDPAELEGIFNPFTRGDRARGGKGTGLGLAIVRRIASMHGGNVELRNREGGGLEARVRLPLGLMLPRDAV, encoded by the coding sequence ATGAAAACCCCGCTGTGGTTCCCACAAAGTTTCTTCTCCCGCACCCTTTGGCTGGTGCTGATCGTCGTTCTGTTTTCCAAAGCACTCACGCTGGTTTATCTGCTGATGAACGAAGACGTGCTAGTGGATCGACAGTACAGCCACGGTGTCGCCCTGACGCTGCGCGCCTATTGGGCCGCTGATCCCGAGAACCGCGAGAAGATCGCCAAGGCCGCCACCCTGGTGCGCGTGGCCGGCGCTGGCGTGCCCGAGGGCGAACAGCATTGGCCCTACAGCGAAATTTACCAGCGCCAGATGCAGGCCGAACTGGGTGACGACACCGAGGTACGGCTGCGTATGCATGTGTCCCCCGCATTGTGGGTGCGTGCGCCGAGCCTGGGTGAGGACTGGCTGAAAGTGCCGCTTTACCCCCATCCGTTGCGGGGACAGAAGATCTGGAACGTGTTGGGATGGTTCCTGGCTATCGGATTGCTTTCAACGGCATCTGCGTGGATTTTCGTACGTCAACTCAACCAACCGCTAAAGCGTCTGGTGTTTGCCGCCCGCCAATTGGGCCAGGGACGCAGCGTGCGCCTGCCGGTGAGCGATACGCCGAGTGAAATGACCGAGGTGTATGGCGCGTTCAACCAGATGGCGGAGGATGTCGAACAGGCCGGGCGCGAACGCGAACTGATGCTGGCCGGGGTGTCCCACGACCTTCGAACACCATTGACGCGTTTGCGATTGTCCCTGGAGTTGATGGACAACCACACCGACCTGACCGATGACATGGTCCGTGACATCGAGGACATGGATGCGATTCTCGACCAGTTCCTGGCGTTTATCCGGGATGGCCGCGACGAGGTGGTCGAGGAAGTCGACTTGACCGATTTGGTGCGTGAGGTGGTCGCGCCCTATAACCAGAACGGCGAACAGGTACGCATACGCCTTGAGCCGATCCAGCCGTTTGCGTTGCGGCGTGTGTCGATGAAGCGCCTGCTGAACAATTTGATCGGCAATGCTTTGCATCACGCGGGTTCGGATGTGGAAGTGGCGGCATACGTGTCGGGTGACAGCGCCGCGCCCTATGTGGTGCTGAGTGTGATGGACCGTGGCATGGGGATCGATCCGGCGGAGTTGGAGGGCATCTTCAATCCGTTTACCCGTGGGGACCGTGCACGCGGTGGCAAGGGCACGGGCCTAGGTTTGGCGATTGTTCGACGGATTGCCTCGATGCATGGCGGCAATGTCGAGTTGCGTAATCGCGAAGGCGGCGGCCTGGAAGCACGGGTGCGTTTGCCGCTGGGGTTGATGCTGCCAAGAGACGCGGTCTAG
- the rimK gene encoding 30S ribosomal protein S6--L-glutamate ligase translates to MKIAVLSRNPRLYSTRRLVEAGTERGHEMVVIDTLRAYMNIASHKPQIHYRGKPLEGFDAVIPRIGASVTFYGCAVLRQFEMMGVFPLNESVAIARSRDKLRSLQLLSRRGIGLPVTGFAHSPDDIPDLIEMVNGAPLVIKVLEGTQGIGVVLCETATAAESVIEAFMGLKQNIMVQEYIKEAGGADIRCFVVGDKVIAAMKRQAKPGEFRSNLHRGGSASLIKITPEERMTALRAAKVMGLAVAGVDILRSNHGPLVMEVNSSPGLEGIETTTSKDVAGIIIQHLEKNGGPNMTRTKGKG, encoded by the coding sequence ATGAAGATTGCTGTGCTGTCGCGAAACCCGCGTCTGTATTCCACCCGCCGCCTGGTCGAGGCCGGCACCGAACGTGGCCACGAAATGGTGGTGATCGACACGTTGCGGGCCTATATGAACATTGCCAGCCACAAGCCGCAGATCCACTACCGAGGCAAGCCGCTGGAGGGTTTTGATGCGGTGATCCCCCGTATCGGTGCTTCGGTGACGTTTTATGGCTGCGCGGTGTTGCGCCAGTTCGAGATGATGGGGGTGTTCCCCTTGAACGAGTCCGTCGCCATTGCGCGCTCGCGGGACAAGCTGCGCTCGCTGCAATTGCTGTCGCGGCGCGGCATCGGCCTGCCGGTTACCGGCTTTGCCCACTCCCCGGACGATATCCCGGACCTGATCGAGATGGTCAACGGCGCGCCGCTGGTGATCAAGGTGCTGGAAGGCACCCAAGGCATCGGCGTGGTGCTGTGTGAAACCGCAACGGCAGCGGAGTCGGTGATCGAGGCCTTCATGGGCCTCAAGCAGAACATCATGGTGCAGGAATACATCAAGGAGGCTGGCGGTGCAGATATCCGCTGCTTCGTGGTGGGCGACAAGGTGATTGCAGCGATGAAGCGCCAGGCCAAGCCTGGAGAGTTCCGCTCCAACCTGCACCGTGGCGGCAGTGCCAGCCTGATCAAGATCACCCCAGAAGAGCGTATGACCGCGCTGAGGGCGGCCAAGGTGATGGGATTGGCCGTGGCGGGGGTGGATATCTTGCGCTCCAACCACGGGCCGCTGGTGATGGAAGTGAACTCCTCACCAGGCCTGGAAGGGATCGAGACCACCACGAGCAAGGATGTGGCAGGGATCATCATTCAGCATCTGGAGAAGAATGGTGGGCCGAACATGACCAGGACCAAGGGCAAGGGCTAA
- a CDS encoding ATP-dependent zinc protease: MREWVALPDLGVAGLRAKIDTGASTSSLHATDIEPFERDGEQWVRFTAHLGSVVQLRHRRCEAPLVTMKTIKSSNGHAQVRYVISTTLALGDRVWRVEFTLACRKAMRYRLLLGSKALIDGHLVVSPGVKYVQDKPVFPVSTISVPGAA, translated from the coding sequence CTGCGTGAATGGGTGGCACTTCCCGACTTGGGAGTGGCAGGCCTGCGCGCAAAGATCGACACCGGTGCCAGCACCTCCAGCCTGCACGCCACCGATATCGAGCCCTTTGAGCGCGACGGCGAGCAATGGGTGCGCTTTACCGCACACCTGGGCAGCGTTGTACAACTGCGTCACCGCCGCTGCGAAGCGCCCCTGGTGACGATGAAAACCATCAAGAGCTCCAACGGCCATGCGCAGGTGCGCTATGTGATCAGCACCACCCTGGCGTTGGGTGATCGGGTATGGCGGGTGGAGTTCACCCTGGCCTGCCGCAAAGCCATGCGTTACCGCCTGCTGCTCGGTTCCAAGGCGTTGATTGACGGCCACCTGGTGGTCAGTCCCGGCGTCAAGTACGTTCAAGACAAGCCGGTGTTCCCGGTCTCTACTATTTCTGTCCCAGGTGCTGCATGA
- a CDS encoding S4 domain-containing protein gives MAQKQEEEEKVRLDKWLWAARFYKTRALAKAAIESGKVHHRGERCKPGKEPRVGDEFQIRTGFDEKTIVVQALSIVRRGAPEAQALYAETEASVAKRENAAAMRKAGASGLTTDGKPSKKQRRDLFKFRGSGNDD, from the coding sequence GTGGCTCAAAAGCAGGAAGAGGAAGAAAAGGTCCGTCTGGACAAGTGGCTGTGGGCGGCGCGTTTCTATAAAACCCGGGCCCTGGCCAAGGCCGCCATAGAGAGCGGCAAGGTGCACCATCGCGGTGAGCGCTGCAAGCCAGGCAAGGAGCCGCGCGTCGGCGACGAATTTCAGATCCGCACGGGCTTTGATGAAAAAACCATCGTTGTCCAGGCACTTTCCATTGTGCGCCGTGGTGCGCCTGAAGCGCAGGCGTTGTACGCGGAAACCGAAGCCAGCGTCGCCAAGCGCGAAAACGCGGCGGCCATGCGCAAGGCGGGTGCTTCAGGCTTGACCACCGATGGCAAGCCAAGCAAGAAGCAGCGCCGCGACCTGTTCAAGTTTCGCGGCAGTGGTAACGATGACTGA
- a CDS encoding phosphatase PAP2 family protein, with product MNNPGLFQAKWNLRRWAQCNLLAIGLLCFWLWPTGQMLCVIFDEWLFHLLNDPLATNATWLHVWAVASLRPFDAVVGVVLLTLLIRGDWVFKAVQVRQALLGFVGILVLLLFIRMLFSKLAALMGWQHSSPSMVIGGAIQMSDYFPGLEKTWELKDRSSQSFPGDHASVLLIWGMFMTVFAQRISQVLVIWALAVLFMMPRLVAGAHWGQDDYIGGVLLALLALGWGYYTPFVARVSGFLMRVTAPLFGLLGKFPVVGRLSLMRTAS from the coding sequence ATGAACAATCCGGGTTTGTTCCAAGCCAAGTGGAACCTCCGGCGATGGGCTCAGTGCAATCTACTCGCTATCGGGCTGCTGTGTTTTTGGCTGTGGCCCACGGGGCAGATGCTCTGTGTAATTTTCGACGAGTGGCTGTTTCATCTGCTCAATGATCCGCTGGCAACCAACGCAACGTGGCTGCACGTGTGGGCTGTGGCCAGTTTGCGGCCGTTTGATGCGGTAGTCGGGGTGGTCCTGCTGACGCTGTTGATTCGCGGCGACTGGGTGTTCAAGGCCGTGCAGGTACGTCAGGCGCTGTTAGGTTTTGTCGGCATTTTGGTGCTGTTGTTGTTCATCCGCATGCTGTTTTCAAAACTGGCGGCGTTGATGGGCTGGCAACACAGCAGCCCGTCGATGGTGATCGGCGGCGCGATTCAGATGAGTGACTATTTTCCGGGCCTGGAGAAAACCTGGGAGCTGAAGGACCGTTCGAGCCAAAGCTTTCCCGGCGATCATGCCTCGGTGTTGTTGATCTGGGGGATGTTCATGACGGTGTTTGCCCAGCGCATCAGCCAGGTACTGGTGATTTGGGCGCTGGCAGTATTGTTCATGATGCCGCGCTTGGTGGCAGGCGCGCATTGGGGGCAGGACGACTACATAGGCGGCGTGTTGCTGGCGCTGCTTGCGTTGGGCTGGGGGTATTACACGCCGTTTGTCGCTCGGGTATCGGGGTTCCTGATGCGGGTTACAGCGCCGCTCTTTGGGTTACTCGGCAAATTTCCCGTGGTCGGACGATTGAGCCTGATGCGCACGGCCTCGTAA
- the hslO gene encoding Hsp33 family molecular chaperone HslO, whose product MTDLPDTDFTQRFIFDESDARGEMVSLELSYAEVLAKHAYPEPVAQLLGELMAAAALLVGTMKFDGLLILQARSEGPIPMLMIECSSEREIRGLARYDADLIAADATLADLMPNGVLALTVDPTVGQRYQGIVDLDGKTLSECFTNYFVMSQQVGTKFWLNADGKRARGMLLQQLPADRIKDDDDRAESWRHTIALADTLKAEELLGLDNETILHRLYHEDPVRLFDAQTLRFHCSCSRERSGNALVSLGLEDAQNLVVEHGGNIEIDCQFCNQRYLFDAADVAQLFAGAGIDTPSDTRH is encoded by the coding sequence ATGACTGATCTACCGGATACCGACTTCACCCAACGCTTCATTTTCGACGAGAGCGACGCCCGCGGCGAAATGGTTTCGTTGGAGCTCAGCTATGCCGAAGTCCTCGCCAAGCACGCCTATCCGGAGCCGGTGGCGCAACTGCTCGGCGAGCTGATGGCTGCCGCAGCGCTGCTGGTAGGTACCATGAAGTTCGACGGTTTGCTGATCCTGCAGGCCCGTTCGGAAGGCCCGATCCCGATGCTGATGATCGAGTGCTCCAGCGAGCGTGAAATCCGTGGCCTGGCCCGTTACGACGCGGACCTGATCGCTGCGGATGCAACCTTGGCAGACCTGATGCCCAACGGTGTACTGGCGCTGACCGTCGACCCGACGGTGGGCCAGCGCTACCAGGGCATCGTCGACCTCGACGGCAAAACCCTGTCGGAGTGCTTCACCAACTATTTCGTGATGTCCCAGCAAGTCGGCACCAAGTTCTGGCTCAATGCCGACGGCAAGCGCGCCCGTGGCATGCTGTTGCAGCAACTGCCGGCCGATCGCATCAAGGATGACGATGATCGCGCTGAAAGCTGGCGCCACACCATCGCCCTGGCCGACACGCTGAAAGCCGAAGAGCTGCTGGGCCTGGACAACGAAACCATCCTGCACCGCCTCTACCACGAAGACCCTGTGCGCCTGTTCGATGCGCAAACCTTGCGCTTCCATTGCAGTTGCTCCCGCGAGCGCTCGGGCAACGCGCTGGTCAGCCTGGGCCTGGAAGATGCGCAGAATCTGGTGGTGGAACACGGCGGCAATATCGAAATCGACTGCCAATTCTGCAACCAGCGCTACCTGTTCGATGCGGCTGATGTCGCGCAATTGTTCGCTGGCGCAGGCATCGACACGCCTTCCGACACCCGCCACTAA